In one Cricetulus griseus strain 17A/GY unplaced genomic scaffold, alternate assembly CriGri-PICRH-1.0 unplaced_scaffold_213, whole genome shotgun sequence genomic region, the following are encoded:
- the LOC118239800 gene encoding GRB2-associated-binding protein 2-like — protein TIVGLPNNASSDDNYVSVNPGSDIPMSTMPLHIASRGSEIQPPPVYCHLKPGRKAKPEPLDLRNNTVINELPFKSPVTKVWSTVNNTFNRSSSQYCRSISITDSGDCEENYVPMQNPMSSSPVPSGTNNPAPKKSTGNVNYIDQDFQQPSPSPQHKPSTSSIISDEKGVYVQTDEEKNQALQKSIQESTKIQ, from the coding sequence ACTATCGTGGGTCTACCAAACAatgccagctctgatgacaactatgtgtctgtaaacccaggttctgacatccccatgagcacaatgcccctTCACATTGCCAGCCGAGGAAGCGAGATCCAGCCACCACCTGTCTATTGCCACCTCAAGCCTGGCCGAAAAGCAAAGCCAGAaccccttgacctgagaaacaacactgttatcaatgagctccctttcaagtcacctgtcaccaaggTTTGGTCCACAGTCAACAACACTTTCAATCGCAGCTCCTCCCAGTACTGCCGTTCTATCTCCATTACTGATTCTGGAGACtgtgaggagaactatgtccctatgcagaacccaatgtcttcatcccctgtacccagtggcactaacaacccagctccaaaaaagagtactggtaATGTGAATTACATAGACCAAGACTTCCAGCAACCCTCCCCAAGCCCTCaacacaagccatccacatcatcgatcatatcagatgagaaaggagtaTATGtccaaacagatgaagaaaagaacCAGGCCCTACAAAAGTCCATACAGGAATCGACAAAGATACAATAG